One Bacillus amyloliquefaciens DSM 7 = ATCC 23350 DNA window includes the following coding sequences:
- a CDS encoding endonuclease MutS2, with translation MQQKVLSSLEFHKVKEQITAHAASSLGREKLLQLKPLTDLADIQKQLDEVEEASAIMRLRGHAPFGGLTDIRSALRRAEIGSVLTPAEFTELSGLLYAVKQMKHFISQMTEDGVSIPLIQAHAEELITLGDLEREINSCIDDHGEVLDHASPALRGIRTQLRTLESRVRDRLESMLRSSSASKMLSDTIVTIRNDRFVIPVKQEYRSSYGGIVHDTSSSGATLFIEPQAIVDMNNSLQQAKVKEKQEIERILRMLTEHTAEHTQEIVQNVEVLQTLDSIFAKARYAKAMKATKPFMNGDGFIRLKKARHPLLPQDQVVANDIELGGDYTTIVITGPNTGGKTVTLKTLGLLTIMAQAGLHIPADEGSEAAVFDHVFADIGDEQSIEQSLSTFSSHMVNIVSILKDVSENSLVLFDELGAGTDPQEGAALAMSILDEVHRTNARVLATTHYPELKAYGYNRQGVMNASVEFDIETLSPTYKLLIGVPGRSNAFEISRRLGLPEHIIGQAKSEMTAEHNEVDLMIASLEKSKKRADEELSETESIRKEAEKLHKELQQQIIELNAQKDKLMEEAEQKAAEKLEDAAKEAEQIIRELRSIKQEHRSFKEHELIDAKKRLGDAMPAFEKSKQPERKTEKKRELKPGDEVKVLTFGQKGALLEKTGEKEWNVQIGILKMKVKEKDLEFLKSAPEPKKEKAITAVKGKDYHVSLELDLRGERYENALSHVEKYLDDAVLAGYPRVSIIHGKGTGALRKGVQDLLKNHRSVKSSRFGEAGEGGSGVTIVELK, from the coding sequence GTGCAGCAAAAAGTGTTATCATCACTTGAATTTCATAAAGTAAAAGAACAGATTACCGCACATGCCGCCTCATCGCTCGGCCGGGAAAAGCTTCTGCAGCTGAAGCCTTTGACTGATCTCGCCGACATCCAAAAACAGCTGGATGAAGTCGAAGAAGCATCCGCGATCATGCGCTTAAGAGGCCATGCTCCGTTCGGCGGTCTGACCGATATAAGATCGGCTTTGCGTCGGGCGGAAATCGGCAGCGTGCTGACCCCGGCGGAATTCACCGAATTGTCCGGGCTGCTGTATGCCGTTAAGCAAATGAAGCACTTTATCAGTCAAATGACAGAAGACGGCGTCAGCATTCCGCTGATCCAGGCCCATGCAGAAGAGCTGATTACATTGGGCGATTTGGAAAGGGAGATTAATTCCTGCATTGATGATCACGGCGAAGTGCTTGATCATGCATCTCCCGCTTTAAGAGGAATCCGCACGCAGCTCAGAACGCTTGAATCAAGAGTGAGAGACCGGCTTGAATCGATGCTGCGTTCATCTTCCGCTTCAAAAATGCTGTCTGACACGATCGTTACGATTCGGAATGACCGCTTTGTCATTCCGGTCAAACAGGAATACAGATCAAGCTACGGCGGGATCGTGCATGATACTTCTTCATCAGGTGCGACGCTGTTTATTGAACCGCAGGCGATCGTCGATATGAACAACTCGCTTCAGCAGGCGAAGGTGAAAGAAAAACAGGAAATCGAACGGATTCTCCGGATGCTGACGGAGCATACGGCTGAACACACACAAGAGATTGTTCAAAATGTGGAAGTGCTGCAGACGCTGGATTCCATTTTCGCAAAAGCGAGATACGCAAAAGCGATGAAGGCGACAAAACCGTTTATGAACGGAGACGGCTTTATCCGTCTGAAAAAAGCGCGCCATCCGCTGCTGCCTCAAGATCAAGTCGTGGCCAACGACATTGAACTGGGCGGAGATTATACGACGATCGTTATCACGGGTCCGAATACGGGCGGTAAAACCGTTACGTTAAAAACGCTCGGGCTGCTGACGATAATGGCGCAGGCAGGACTGCACATACCGGCTGATGAAGGATCGGAAGCCGCCGTATTTGATCATGTTTTTGCCGATATCGGTGATGAACAGTCGATCGAACAAAGCCTGAGTACGTTCTCATCCCACATGGTCAATATCGTCAGTATTTTAAAAGACGTGTCCGAAAACAGTCTTGTGCTGTTTGATGAACTCGGTGCCGGAACAGACCCGCAGGAAGGGGCGGCGCTTGCCATGAGCATTCTTGACGAAGTCCACCGCACAAACGCCAGAGTGCTTGCGACAACCCATTATCCGGAGCTGAAAGCATACGGTTATAACAGACAAGGCGTCATGAATGCAAGCGTTGAATTTGATATTGAAACGCTTTCGCCGACCTACAAGCTCCTGATCGGAGTGCCGGGCCGAAGCAACGCTTTTGAAATCTCAAGACGCCTCGGCCTGCCGGAGCATATCATCGGCCAGGCGAAGTCAGAAATGACCGCCGAACACAATGAAGTCGATCTGATGATCGCGTCACTTGAAAAAAGTAAAAAAAGAGCGGATGAAGAGCTTTCTGAAACCGAATCAATCCGAAAAGAAGCAGAAAAACTGCATAAAGAGCTGCAGCAGCAAATCATTGAGCTGAATGCTCAGAAAGACAAACTGATGGAAGAAGCCGAACAAAAAGCAGCGGAAAAACTGGAAGACGCCGCAAAAGAAGCGGAACAGATCATTCGCGAGCTCCGGTCTATCAAGCAAGAACACAGATCCTTTAAGGAACACGAGCTGATTGATGCCAAAAAACGTCTCGGAGACGCGATGCCGGCTTTTGAAAAATCAAAGCAGCCGGAAAGAAAAACAGAGAAAAAACGCGAGCTGAAGCCGGGTGACGAAGTAAAGGTGCTCACATTCGGACAAAAAGGGGCGCTGCTTGAAAAAACCGGCGAGAAAGAATGGAATGTCCAAATCGGCATCCTTAAAATGAAGGTGAAGGAAAAAGATCTTGAGTTTCTCAAGTCCGCTCCTGAACCGAAAAAAGAAAAAGCCATCACCGCCGTAAAAGGGAAGGATTATCACGTGTCCCTTGAACTTGACCTGCGGGGAGAGCGTTACGAAAATGCCCTCAGCCACGTCGAAAAGTATTTAGATGACGCGGTGCTTGCCGGCTATCCGAGAGTGTCCATCATTCACGGAAAAGGCACGGGCGCCCTCCGAAAAGGGGTGCAGGATCTTCTGAAAAACCACCGCAGCGTAAAAAGCTCGCGGTTCGGGGAAGCGGGAGAAGGAGGATCAGGCGTAACGATTGTCGAACTAAAATAA
- a CDS encoding CvpA family protein, whose amino-acid sequence MIDIIILVLLLMGTLLGLKRGFILQFIYLTSFILSIAFAALFYKNLAPHLSFIPAPDFSGGQAALSFINGNVETAYYNAIAFVILFIIAKILLRIIGAALNIIASIPVIKQINKLLGGVLGFLEVYLFAFILLYVASVLPVSALQDMLAQSTLADIITHHTPYLSGLLQELWAQYGA is encoded by the coding sequence ATGATAGATATCATCATCTTAGTTTTGCTCTTGATGGGCACATTGCTTGGATTGAAGAGAGGATTTATCCTCCAATTTATATATTTAACGAGTTTTATCCTTTCGATTGCGTTTGCGGCGCTTTTTTACAAAAACCTTGCGCCGCATTTGAGCTTTATACCTGCGCCTGATTTTTCCGGCGGCCAGGCGGCTCTTTCTTTTATTAATGGAAACGTAGAGACGGCTTATTACAATGCGATCGCGTTTGTCATTTTGTTTATCATCGCAAAGATTCTGCTCCGGATTATCGGAGCGGCCCTTAATATCATCGCCAGCATTCCGGTCATTAAACAGATCAACAAACTGCTTGGCGGGGTGCTCGGGTTTCTGGAAGTCTATCTATTTGCGTTTATCCTGTTATACGTCGCATCCGTACTGCCTGTAAGCGCGCTTCAAGATATGCTCGCACAATCAACGCTTGCGGATATCATCACACATCATACGCCGTATCTGTCAGGGCTTCTGCAAGAACTGTGGGCCCAGTACGGGGCATAA
- the pheT gene encoding phenylalanine--tRNA ligase subunit beta, translating into MFVSYKWLEDYVDLQGIDPAVLAEKITRAGIEVEGIEYKGEGVKGVVIGHVLEREQHPNADKLNKCLVDIGAEEPVQIICGAPNVDKGQKVAVATVGAVLPGNFKIKKAKLRGEASHGMICSLQELGIESKLVAKEYAEGIFVFPNDAETGADAMAALQLDDAILELGLTPNRADAMNMLGVAYEVAAILGAEVKLPETSYETAAEKAADAVSVKIEDTQANPHYAAKIIKNVKIGPSPLWMQTKLMNAGIRPHNNVVDITNFVLLEYGQPLHAFDYDRFGSKEVVVRKAAENETIVTLDEQERKLSSSHLVITNGKKAQAVAGVMGGAESEVREDTTSILLEAAYFDGQTVRKASRDLGLRSEASARYEKGIDPARVLLAAERACSLIQAYAGGEVLSGTVEENHLKIEANNIHVSVEKVNAVLGMTIAKEEIISIYKRLGFAVGEAEDVLVVTVPSRRGDIKIEEDLIEEAARLYGYDNIPSTLPETAGTTGGLTPYQAKRRKVRRFLEGAGLSQATTYSLTNDKKAAAFAIEKSFNTMLALPMSEERSILRHSLVPNLLEAVSYNLARQTDSVALYETGSVFLTKEENTKPVEKERVAGAVTGLWRKNLWQGEKKPVDFFVVKGIVEGLLHQLNVSDRIEFVQSERKNMHPGRTANILLNGSLAGFIGQVHPAMEKELDIKETYVFELDLHALLTEETEPLVYTAIPKYPSVTRDIALVADKTVTSGQLEAVIKDAGGALLKEVTVFDVYEGEHMEEGKKSVAFSLQYVNPEQTLTEEEVTKVHENVLKALEETYQAVLRG; encoded by the coding sequence ATGTTTGTTTCTTATAAATGGTTAGAAGATTACGTTGACTTGCAGGGAATCGACCCGGCCGTGCTTGCAGAAAAAATTACAAGAGCCGGTATTGAAGTTGAAGGTATCGAGTATAAAGGGGAAGGCGTAAAAGGCGTTGTCATCGGACACGTGCTTGAACGTGAACAGCACCCGAATGCCGACAAACTCAACAAATGCCTTGTCGATATCGGTGCGGAGGAACCCGTGCAGATTATCTGCGGCGCCCCGAATGTTGATAAAGGACAGAAGGTTGCCGTTGCAACGGTCGGAGCCGTGCTTCCCGGCAATTTCAAAATTAAAAAAGCCAAGCTTCGCGGCGAGGCATCTCACGGCATGATCTGTTCCCTTCAGGAGCTCGGCATTGAAAGCAAGCTCGTGGCGAAAGAATATGCGGAAGGCATTTTCGTGTTTCCGAATGATGCTGAAACGGGAGCTGACGCAATGGCGGCCCTTCAGCTTGACGATGCGATTTTAGAATTGGGCTTAACGCCGAACCGCGCCGACGCGATGAACATGCTTGGCGTAGCTTATGAAGTCGCGGCTATCCTTGGCGCAGAGGTAAAGCTTCCGGAGACTTCATATGAAACAGCGGCAGAAAAAGCGGCGGACGCTGTTTCCGTCAAGATTGAAGATACGCAGGCCAACCCGCATTACGCCGCGAAAATCATTAAAAACGTCAAAATCGGCCCGTCACCGCTTTGGATGCAGACGAAGCTGATGAATGCAGGCATCCGCCCGCATAATAACGTCGTGGACATTACAAACTTCGTCCTGCTTGAATACGGCCAGCCGCTTCACGCTTTCGATTACGACCGGTTCGGTTCAAAAGAGGTCGTTGTCAGAAAAGCGGCGGAAAACGAAACCATCGTGACGCTCGATGAACAGGAGCGCAAGCTGTCAAGCAGCCATTTGGTCATCACAAACGGAAAAAAGGCGCAAGCAGTCGCGGGAGTTATGGGCGGAGCCGAGTCTGAAGTCCGTGAAGACACCACCTCGATTTTACTGGAAGCCGCTTATTTCGACGGACAGACCGTCCGCAAAGCGTCGAGAGACCTCGGGCTGAGAAGCGAAGCGAGCGCCAGATATGAAAAAGGCATTGACCCGGCACGCGTTCTGCTTGCAGCTGAACGGGCCTGCAGCCTCATTCAGGCGTATGCAGGCGGAGAAGTGCTGTCAGGCACGGTTGAAGAAAACCATCTGAAAATCGAAGCGAACAACATTCACGTGTCAGTTGAAAAAGTGAACGCCGTGCTCGGCATGACAATCGCTAAGGAAGAAATCATCAGCATTTACAAGCGGCTCGGTTTTGCAGTCGGTGAAGCTGAAGACGTTCTCGTTGTAACGGTGCCGTCACGCCGCGGAGATATTAAAATCGAAGAAGACCTGATTGAAGAAGCGGCAAGATTATACGGGTATGACAATATTCCGTCCACGCTTCCGGAAACGGCCGGCACGACAGGCGGCTTGACCCCGTATCAGGCAAAACGCCGGAAAGTGAGACGTTTCCTTGAAGGAGCGGGTCTTTCTCAAGCGACCACTTATTCATTGACTAATGATAAAAAAGCGGCCGCTTTTGCGATCGAAAAATCATTCAACACGATGCTGGCTCTGCCGATGAGCGAAGAAAGAAGCATTCTCAGACACAGCCTCGTGCCGAATCTGCTTGAAGCTGTTTCATACAACCTGGCCAGACAGACTGATTCCGTTGCTTTATACGAAACGGGTTCTGTATTTCTGACGAAGGAAGAAAATACAAAACCTGTTGAAAAAGAACGGGTTGCCGGAGCTGTAACCGGATTATGGCGCAAAAACTTATGGCAGGGTGAGAAAAAGCCGGTTGATTTCTTCGTTGTCAAAGGTATCGTTGAAGGCCTGCTGCATCAATTGAATGTGTCAGACCGGATTGAATTTGTCCAGTCAGAACGCAAAAACATGCATCCCGGCCGGACCGCAAACATTCTTTTGAACGGCTCACTTGCCGGATTTATCGGACAGGTGCACCCGGCAATGGAAAAAGAGCTGGATATCAAAGAAACGTATGTGTTCGAGCTTGATCTGCACGCGCTTCTGACCGAAGAAACAGAACCTCTCGTGTACACGGCGATTCCGAAATACCCGTCCGTCACGCGTGACATCGCGCTTGTTGCAGATAAAACCGTTACAAGCGGACAGCTCGAAGCCGTTATCAAAGATGCCGGCGGCGCGCTGTTGAAAGAAGTCACCGTCTTCGATGTGTACGAAGGCGAGCATATGGAAGAGGGCAAAAAATCCGTCGCCTTCTCGCTTCAATATGTTAATCCTGAACAAACATTGACAGAAGAAGAAGTGACAAAAGTCCATGAAAACGTGCTGAAGGCGTTGGAAGAAACGTATCAGGCCGTATTAAGAGGCTAA
- the polX gene encoding DNA polymerase/3'-5' exonuclease PolX: protein MHKKDIIRLLETIAVYMELKGDNPFKISAFRKAAAALEQDDRSLSEIDDMMSLSGIGKGTYSVIREYMQEGVSGTLLQLQKEVPEGLVPLLKLPGLGGKKIAKLYQELGVHDAESLKEACEQKKVQGLAGFGKKTEEKILQALGEAGKQPERFPIGYALSIASVIEEHLAGLTDIQKYSRAGSLRRARETVKDLDYIIATDHPAAVRDQLLSLPNVKDVIASGDTKVSVILTFEYETSVDFRLVTEEQFATTLHHFTGSKDHNIRMRQLAKERGERISEYGVETIETGEVKTFPSEEAFYAHFGLPFIPPELRESGQEVDTYREETDLVEQKEIKGDLHMHSAWSDGAFSIREMAEACMAKGYQYMAITDHSQYLKVANGLTAERLRKQAEEIDALNAEFENFHIFKGVEMDILPDGSLDYDDSVLSEMDLVIASIHSSFSQPEHVIMKRLEQALTNKHVDIIAHPTGRLIGRRAGYEVDIDMLIELAAKTNTALELNANPARLDLRTEHLIKANEKGVTLVINTDAHNIEMLDDMKTGVTAARKGWTETKNVLNARPLHEVKAFLTRND from the coding sequence ATGCATAAAAAAGATATTATCAGGCTGCTTGAAACGATTGCGGTCTATATGGAACTGAAAGGGGACAACCCGTTTAAAATATCAGCCTTCCGAAAAGCGGCAGCGGCGCTTGAGCAGGATGACCGCAGCCTGTCGGAAATCGACGACATGATGTCTTTATCCGGCATCGGAAAAGGCACTTATAGCGTCATTCGTGAATATATGCAGGAAGGCGTGTCCGGCACGCTTCTCCAATTGCAGAAAGAAGTCCCTGAAGGCTTGGTTCCTTTGTTGAAGCTTCCGGGCCTCGGCGGCAAGAAAATCGCCAAGCTGTATCAAGAGCTGGGCGTTCATGACGCGGAATCGCTGAAAGAAGCATGCGAGCAGAAAAAAGTACAGGGCCTCGCCGGTTTCGGCAAAAAAACAGAGGAGAAAATCCTCCAGGCTCTCGGAGAAGCCGGAAAACAGCCTGAACGTTTTCCGATCGGCTATGCGCTCAGCATTGCTTCAGTGATTGAAGAACATTTGGCCGGGCTGACGGATATTCAGAAATATTCCCGTGCCGGCAGTCTCAGAAGAGCGCGGGAAACCGTAAAAGATCTGGATTACATTATCGCCACAGATCACCCGGCGGCTGTCAGAGACCAGCTTCTGTCCCTGCCGAACGTAAAAGACGTGATAGCGAGCGGGGATACAAAGGTATCAGTCATCCTGACCTTTGAATATGAGACGAGTGTGGATTTCCGGCTTGTGACAGAGGAGCAGTTTGCGACCACACTGCATCATTTTACGGGCTCCAAAGATCACAACATTAGAATGCGCCAGCTGGCAAAAGAGCGCGGTGAACGGATCAGCGAATACGGGGTTGAAACGATAGAAACGGGAGAAGTCAAAACTTTCCCGAGCGAAGAAGCCTTTTACGCCCACTTCGGTCTGCCGTTTATTCCTCCGGAGCTCAGAGAAAGCGGGCAGGAGGTCGACACGTATCGGGAAGAAACGGACCTTGTGGAGCAAAAAGAGATAAAAGGCGATCTCCATATGCACTCAGCTTGGAGTGACGGCGCTTTTTCTATCAGGGAAATGGCAGAAGCGTGTATGGCAAAAGGTTATCAGTACATGGCGATCACCGATCATTCCCAATATTTAAAGGTGGCCAATGGGTTAACGGCCGAACGGCTCAGAAAACAAGCGGAAGAAATTGACGCGTTGAACGCCGAGTTTGAAAACTTCCATATCTTTAAAGGCGTGGAAATGGACATTCTCCCCGACGGCTCACTTGATTATGATGACAGTGTCCTGTCTGAAATGGATCTTGTCATCGCGTCTATTCATTCAAGCTTCAGCCAGCCGGAACATGTCATTATGAAACGGCTTGAACAGGCGCTGACGAATAAGCACGTGGATATTATCGCCCACCCGACGGGACGGCTGATCGGAAGACGGGCCGGCTATGAAGTCGACATCGACATGCTGATTGAACTCGCCGCCAAAACAAATACGGCGCTTGAACTGAATGCAAACCCCGCGCGCCTCGATTTACGGACTGAGCATCTGATCAAAGCAAACGAAAAAGGCGTGACTTTGGTCATTAATACGGATGCCCATAATATAGAGATGCTCGATGACATGAAAACGGGCGTGACCGCTGCGCGCAAAGGCTGGACAGAAACAAAGAATGTTTTAAACGCCCGGCCGCTACATGAGGTCAAAGCATTTCTGACGCGCAATGATTAA
- the zapA gene encoding cell division protein ZapA, translating into MSDGKKTKTTVNIYGQHFTIIGEESKAHMRHVAGMVDDKMREINEKNPYLDINKLAVLTAVNVVHDYMKLQEKYEILERQLKEKE; encoded by the coding sequence TTGTCTGACGGCAAAAAAACCAAAACGACAGTTAACATTTACGGCCAGCACTTCACCATTATCGGGGAAGAAAGCAAAGCGCACATGCGTCATGTGGCCGGAATGGTTGATGATAAAATGAGAGAAATCAACGAGAAAAATCCATATCTTGATATAAATAAGCTCGCTGTTTTGACTGCGGTCAATGTCGTGCATGATTATATGAAACTGCAAGAAAAATATGAAATACTGGAGCGGCAGCTTAAAGAAAAGGAATGA
- a CDS encoding DUF350 domain-containing protein, with product MNAFWENELVEIAAYYSVAVLCLVIFLTVFELVTSYKNWVEIQKGNLAVAMATGGKILGIANVFQHSIAQHNSLLQMIGWGVYGFIMLLISYFIFEFLTPRFKIDKEIEKDNRAVGFISFVISVGLSFVVAAGI from the coding sequence ATGAATGCTTTTTGGGAAAATGAGCTTGTTGAAATCGCGGCTTATTACAGTGTAGCCGTTTTGTGTCTTGTCATTTTTCTGACCGTGTTTGAATTGGTAACATCCTATAAAAACTGGGTGGAAATTCAAAAAGGCAATCTTGCGGTTGCAATGGCGACCGGAGGGAAAATTCTCGGGATCGCAAATGTCTTTCAGCACAGCATCGCCCAGCATAATTCGCTGCTGCAAATGATCGGCTGGGGCGTATACGGATTTATTATGCTTTTAATCAGCTATTTTATCTTTGAATTTCTGACGCCCCGGTTTAAAATTGATAAAGAAATTGAAAAAGATAACAGAGCTGTCGGCTTTATTTCATTTGTCATCTCAGTCGGCCTGTCATTTGTGGTGGCCGCCGGGATTTAA
- a CDS encoding DUF2711 family protein has translation MLETMHFEEGVPILRQLPKPFTSAAFLFHPFVRMPDGWEEQKRKRPFEHIYPSDEEIITMGRPVSWNTVMTICGLRSEKETALALMTAVMALRDEYAQPESAELLNRLYPADLYLPSDDVTSPFLIPGLLDVFRSKGIERCIYYEPVEEKGIFSLNQTAPLDVCGLLQADMIIADEKRRAAFLSMYDSFTTLFLMEDQDMPSVVRAMNWEAVICSDTTCINWFSQ, from the coding sequence TTGCTGGAAACGATGCATTTTGAAGAGGGAGTTCCTATTCTGCGCCAGCTGCCGAAGCCGTTTACTTCAGCCGCCTTTTTGTTTCATCCCTTTGTCCGAATGCCGGATGGGTGGGAAGAGCAAAAGCGCAAGCGGCCTTTTGAACATATTTATCCGAGCGATGAGGAGATCATCACAATGGGCAGACCCGTTTCCTGGAATACCGTCATGACCATTTGCGGACTGCGCTCTGAAAAAGAGACCGCGCTTGCGCTTATGACCGCTGTCATGGCGCTGCGGGATGAATATGCACAGCCTGAATCCGCCGAGCTGCTTAATCGGCTTTATCCTGCGGATCTGTACTTGCCGAGCGATGATGTCACTTCGCCATTTTTGATTCCGGGGCTCTTAGACGTGTTCCGTTCAAAAGGCATTGAGCGCTGCATTTATTATGAGCCGGTCGAAGAGAAAGGTATATTTTCGCTCAATCAAACGGCGCCTTTGGATGTATGCGGACTGCTGCAGGCCGACATGATCATTGCCGATGAAAAGCGCCGCGCCGCTTTTTTGAGTATGTATGATTCTTTCACGACACTCTTTCTCATGGAAGATCAAGACATGCCGTCTGTAGTCCGCGCCATGAATTGGGAAGCCGTCATTTGCTCTGATACGACCTGCATAAACTGGTTTTCTCAATAA
- the rnhC gene encoding ribonuclease HIII: MSHSVIKVSASAIEQMKHSYAGSLTSAVPQGAVFQAKPPGCTITAYRSGKVLFQGRNAGTEAARWGTAEAPKAKKTVKKAADPIYAPPAGIASMSVIGSDEVGTGDYFGPITVACAYADKTKLSLMKELGVKDSKDLKDPQIIEIAKLLIKTIPYSLLVLKNEKYNQMQEKGMSQGKMKALLHNQAISNLLKKMNGVKPEAILIDQFAEPGIYFKHLSGRDIVKEKTFFSTKAESIHLSVAAASIIARYSFLLEMDKLSREAGMTIPKGAGPHVDEAAAKLIINKGEDALRTFTKLHFANTQKAKRLVERKRS; this comes from the coding sequence GTGTCCCATTCTGTTATAAAAGTATCCGCTTCCGCTATAGAACAAATGAAACATTCCTATGCCGGCTCCCTTACTTCCGCCGTTCCGCAGGGCGCCGTCTTCCAGGCTAAGCCTCCGGGCTGTACCATTACAGCCTACCGTTCGGGCAAGGTTCTCTTTCAAGGAAGAAACGCCGGCACAGAAGCGGCCCGCTGGGGAACGGCTGAGGCGCCGAAGGCAAAGAAAACCGTCAAAAAAGCGGCCGATCCGATCTACGCTCCCCCGGCGGGCATTGCGTCCATGTCGGTGATCGGCTCAGATGAGGTCGGAACAGGCGATTATTTCGGGCCGATAACGGTTGCCTGCGCCTACGCCGACAAAACAAAGCTTTCTTTAATGAAAGAACTGGGCGTCAAGGATTCGAAGGATTTAAAAGATCCGCAGATTATTGAAATCGCCAAACTGTTAATTAAAACCATTCCCTACAGCCTGCTTGTGTTAAAAAACGAAAAATACAATCAGATGCAGGAAAAAGGCATGAGTCAAGGAAAAATGAAGGCGCTCCTTCATAATCAGGCGATTTCCAACCTGCTGAAAAAAATGAACGGCGTCAAACCGGAAGCGATTCTGATTGACCAATTCGCAGAGCCTGGCATTTATTTTAAGCATCTTTCCGGGCGGGATATCGTAAAAGAAAAAACGTTTTTCAGCACGAAGGCGGAAAGCATACACCTTTCCGTCGCCGCAGCCTCTATCATCGCGCGATATTCTTTCTTACTTGAAATGGATAAGCTTTCCCGTGAAGCCGGGATGACGATCCCCAAAGGCGCGGGGCCGCACGTCGATGAAGCTGCCGCCAAGCTGATCATCAATAAGGGAGAAGATGCGCTCAGAACATTCACCAAACTTCATTTTGCCAATACGCAAAAGGCGAAGCGTCTTGTCGAACGGAAGCGGTCATAA